In one window of Nesterenkonia sandarakina DNA:
- a CDS encoding FliH/SctL family protein — protein MSSEIACEAAEVHLVGFGAYASVSAASTSSPTPEAIRAAASTQGYAAGFAAGMRAASEQSRSQREELHRRLDHSRSQDAELVHAMTQQLSAAAQALADRAAALRQDAEATLLHSSLELAEAILGSELRDGPHAARAALTRALEGWEPQEVRAVRMHPSSAALLPAETTAAAGVRVIPDPGLAPGDAVADLPEGFLDARITHALSRCRAVLAEAAGAS, from the coding sequence TTGTCGTCTGAGATCGCCTGCGAGGCCGCCGAGGTGCACCTGGTCGGCTTCGGTGCCTACGCGTCCGTGAGCGCAGCGAGCACCTCCTCCCCGACCCCTGAGGCGATCCGCGCCGCAGCCTCGACCCAGGGCTACGCAGCAGGCTTCGCCGCCGGCATGCGCGCCGCCTCCGAGCAGTCCCGGTCCCAACGCGAGGAGCTGCATCGACGCCTGGACCACTCCCGGAGCCAGGACGCAGAACTGGTCCACGCCATGACGCAGCAGCTCAGCGCGGCGGCGCAGGCCCTTGCCGACCGTGCGGCGGCTCTGCGTCAGGACGCCGAAGCGACCCTGCTGCACTCCAGCCTCGAGCTCGCCGAGGCGATCCTGGGCAGCGAGCTGCGCGACGGTCCCCATGCGGCGCGGGCCGCGCTGACCCGCGCGCTGGAGGGGTGGGAGCCCCAGGAGGTTCGGGCCGTGCGGATGCACCCGAGCTCAGCGGCGCTGCTGCCGGCAGAGACCACGGCGGCCGCCGGAGTGCGCGTGATCCCGGACCCCGGGCTGGCCCCCGGCGACGCCGTGGCGGATCTGCCCGAGGGATTCCTGGACGCGCGGATCACGCATGCACTGAGCCGATGCCGCGCCGTGCTGGCTGAAGCTGCGGGCGCCTCATGA
- a CDS encoding FliI/YscN family ATPase, with amino-acid sequence MSRSTLAQRHPSLIRAGRPELLGQVSRILGLGIDVTGLQPRNQAQGAGTAVPVGALLEIGAARVPAEVVAAEGTTLRCMPLAPLDGVALGDEVRRRPGPVRVPVGEGLIGRVLDGLGRPLDGKGPLGPHLMVASDQAPPNPLDRRRITEHLQLGIRSVDALASVGRGQRMGLFAGSGVGKSSLLSMVARGTDAAVNVIVLVGERGREVREFLEDDLGAEGLSRSVVVVATSDEPAQMRLRAAATGTRIAEHFRAGGLDVLLMMDSLTRVAMAQREIGLSAGEPPATRGYPPSTFSLLARLLERAGTDAVGSITGIYTVLVDGDDHNEPVADAARSILDGHVVLDRALATAGHYPPVEVLQSISRVASRVITAEQAAAATSLRRVLAARRAAQDLLDVGAYQRGVDPAVDAAVEHQGAIEAFLRQGVTDHATLAQTWSELFTLVNRWAVRP; translated from the coding sequence ATGAGCCGCAGCACGCTGGCCCAGAGACACCCTTCGCTGATCCGGGCGGGCCGCCCGGAGCTGCTGGGCCAGGTGAGCCGGATCCTCGGACTGGGCATCGATGTCACCGGCCTGCAGCCCCGAAACCAGGCCCAGGGCGCAGGCACCGCCGTCCCGGTGGGCGCGCTGCTGGAGATCGGAGCCGCACGTGTCCCGGCCGAGGTCGTGGCCGCCGAGGGGACCACGCTGCGCTGCATGCCGCTGGCCCCCCTCGATGGGGTGGCGCTGGGCGACGAGGTCCGCCGCAGACCGGGACCCGTGCGGGTTCCGGTGGGCGAGGGGCTGATCGGTCGGGTGCTGGACGGGCTGGGACGCCCCCTCGACGGGAAGGGACCGCTGGGTCCGCACCTGATGGTGGCCTCGGACCAGGCGCCGCCGAACCCGTTGGACCGTCGTCGGATCACCGAACACCTCCAGCTCGGCATCCGCTCGGTCGATGCGCTGGCCTCGGTCGGACGGGGCCAGCGGATGGGCCTCTTCGCCGGATCCGGGGTCGGCAAGTCCTCGCTGCTCTCGATGGTGGCGCGCGGCACCGATGCCGCGGTCAACGTGATCGTCCTGGTCGGGGAGCGCGGCCGAGAGGTGCGCGAGTTCCTGGAGGATGATCTCGGCGCCGAGGGCCTCTCCCGTTCGGTGGTGGTGGTCGCCACCTCGGATGAGCCCGCTCAGATGCGGCTGCGCGCCGCGGCCACCGGGACCCGGATCGCGGAGCACTTCCGCGCAGGGGGTCTCGATGTGCTGCTGATGATGGACTCGCTGACCCGGGTGGCGATGGCGCAGCGCGAGATCGGGCTCTCCGCCGGAGAGCCCCCGGCGACGCGGGGATACCCGCCGTCGACGTTCTCGCTGCTGGCTCGGCTGCTGGAGCGCGCCGGCACCGACGCGGTGGGAAGCATCACCGGGATCTACACCGTGCTGGTCGACGGCGATGACCACAACGAACCCGTGGCCGACGCGGCACGCTCGATCCTCGACGGGCATGTGGTGCTCGATCGTGCCCTCGCCACCGCCGGGCACTACCCGCCGGTGGAGGTGCTCCAGTCGATCTCCCGTGTGGCCAGCCGGGTCATCACCGCGGAACAGGCCGCAGCGGCGACCTCGCTGCGCCGGGTGCTGGCCGCGCGCCGCGCGGCTCAGGACCTGCTCGACGTCGGGGCCTACCAGCGCGGCGTGGACCCCGCGGTGGACGCCGCCGTCGAGCACCAGGGCGCCATCGAGGCGTTCCTGCGCCAGGGGGTCACAGACCATGCCACGCTCGCCCAGACCTGGAGTGAGCTCTTTACCCTGGTGAACCGCTGGGCGGTGCGGCCATGA
- a CDS encoding flagellar export protein FliJ codes for MTRGFPLAGLKRLRDLTEAGAAGRLAVANADLARSRSQSASIRQDATAAREDLATGADLLAIAASRASNRGLLLELQAHQAHLQREVDRAEQEHRQARREAAMVEKLELRHTAAAARTELAAEQSRLDEAAQRSHQGGRSA; via the coding sequence ATGACCCGCGGATTCCCGCTCGCCGGGCTCAAACGGCTGCGCGATCTCACCGAGGCCGGGGCCGCCGGGAGACTCGCCGTCGCCAATGCGGACCTGGCCCGCTCCCGCTCGCAGTCCGCGTCGATCCGGCAGGACGCCACGGCTGCGCGGGAGGACCTGGCCACGGGGGCGGACCTGCTGGCGATCGCCGCCTCTCGCGCCTCCAACCGCGGCCTGCTCCTGGAGCTGCAGGCGCATCAGGCGCACCTGCAGCGCGAAGTGGACCGGGCTGAGCAGGAGCATCGGCAGGCCCGACGCGAGGCGGCCATGGTGGAGAAGCTGGAGCTCCGGCACACGGCTGCCGCGGCACGCACCGAACTCGCCGCCGAGCAGTCGCGTCTGGACGAAGCCGCCCAGCGCAGCCATCAGGGAGGTCGAAGCGCATGA
- a CDS encoding C40 family peptidase — MSFTDVIGRVSQIEATIARVSGAPRQAAAQSPAGAQSVAASQLATAPQTTDFNTLLRDLTGPSAPGAGGSAPAAPVTATGPDRSPATRSAPAEPSAAPAAGTQRGSGSEGTGSTGRTRSGGGVDGQDVVTQAKKYLGIPYVWGGTDPRVGLDCSGLVQLVFKDLGISVPRVTYDQLKVGREIPTLADARPGDLIVTRNGDHIGIYAGDNKLLHAPRPGKQVEIREMFETDADILTIRRVVESTPSRSGSGSDAELAALQRTQFETSRGSASSTGRSGAGG, encoded by the coding sequence ATGAGCTTCACCGATGTCATCGGTCGGGTCAGCCAGATCGAAGCCACCATCGCGCGGGTCAGCGGTGCGCCCCGGCAAGCCGCCGCGCAGTCCCCGGCGGGGGCGCAGAGCGTGGCCGCGAGCCAGCTGGCCACGGCGCCGCAGACCACCGACTTCAACACCTTGCTGCGTGATCTCACAGGCCCGAGCGCCCCAGGTGCTGGGGGGAGCGCGCCGGCCGCCCCGGTCACGGCCACCGGTCCCGACCGCAGCCCAGCCACCCGCAGCGCCCCGGCAGAGCCCAGCGCCGCACCGGCCGCAGGAACGCAGCGTGGATCGGGAAGCGAAGGCACGGGCTCCACTGGGCGTACCCGGAGCGGCGGCGGCGTGGACGGGCAGGATGTGGTGACCCAGGCGAAGAAGTACCTGGGGATTCCCTATGTGTGGGGCGGCACCGATCCGCGGGTGGGGCTCGACTGCTCGGGGCTGGTCCAGCTGGTCTTCAAGGACCTCGGCATCAGCGTGCCACGAGTGACCTATGACCAGCTCAAGGTCGGCCGAGAGATCCCCACCCTGGCCGACGCCAGACCGGGCGATCTCATCGTGACCCGCAACGGAGACCACATCGGCATCTACGCCGGGGACAACAAGCTGCTGCACGCGCCGCGGCCCGGTAAGCAGGTGGAGATCCGGGAGATGTTCGAGACCGACGCCGACATCCTCACCATCCGCCGGGTCGTGGAATCGACGCCGAGCCGGTCTGGATCAGGCTCGGACGCGGAACTTGCCGCCCTGCAGCGGACCCAGTTCGAGACCTCCCGAGGTTCCGCGTCGAGCACCGGACGTTCTGGAGCCGGCGGATGA
- a CDS encoding flagellar hook-length control protein FliK codes for MIGQALSQPARAWDPASAEKPGPRMRPERSRPDHQAASVGAEHSFAQLLGDAMNRPSGPETAAETPGTIQDPAQQQGHLERAQQGETPADLRAVEGGVEGAAHDAGDAAAGPGRDTGADHGGDQAADHAAEEESLAQNAPASTLRAEAGAARTPEDSAAPPVAGTVLRPEPSSDVDLLPTLLPGRSAGAETGVETGLEPASEPARAQVREQVAEPVRETRLQKMPQLTPQSSPATGVSAVTAGASHPAVERAEAAPAAPAAASAPAAPAAPAAPATPTSPAAPTAATAAIVPIPAATPPMITPAGGLAAPAQRPAAPLHLQLTGPVAQLSSGPQGERVLTVHVAPEALGPVTVRANISGEQIRIELAAGAEPGREALRAMLTDLRRDLAGQGLSSAQVSIGDGDPAQGRPQDPPGSRSRESPVPEHEAPQPSAGDPASPATVGDPPLPGGRTVYLDRLDVIA; via the coding sequence ATGATCGGGCAGGCCCTGTCCCAGCCTGCCCGGGCATGGGACCCCGCCTCGGCGGAGAAGCCAGGTCCCCGGATGCGGCCGGAACGCTCGCGCCCGGATCACCAGGCAGCCTCTGTGGGCGCCGAGCACAGCTTCGCGCAGCTGCTCGGTGACGCCATGAACCGCCCGTCGGGTCCGGAGACGGCTGCGGAGACCCCCGGCACCATCCAGGACCCTGCCCAGCAGCAGGGTCACCTCGAGCGCGCGCAGCAGGGTGAGACCCCAGCAGACCTCCGCGCGGTGGAGGGTGGGGTGGAAGGGGCCGCGCATGATGCCGGGGATGCGGCAGCAGGCCCTGGCCGGGACACCGGGGCAGACCACGGCGGAGACCAAGCTGCAGACCACGCAGCGGAGGAGGAGTCCCTCGCGCAGAACGCGCCGGCCTCGACGCTCCGCGCCGAGGCGGGTGCTGCGCGGACCCCGGAGGACTCTGCTGCGCCTCCTGTGGCCGGGACGGTGCTCAGACCAGAGCCCAGCTCCGACGTCGACCTGCTGCCCACGCTGCTTCCAGGACGCTCCGCCGGAGCCGAGACAGGAGTCGAGACCGGATTGGAGCCAGCCTCCGAGCCAGCCCGCGCGCAAGTCCGCGAACAAGTCGCCGAGCCAGTCCGCGAGACGAGACTCCAGAAGATGCCCCAGTTGACACCCCAGAGCAGTCCCGCGACGGGGGTCTCGGCGGTGACCGCCGGGGCGTCGCACCCGGCCGTGGAACGGGCCGAGGCCGCACCGGCCGCACCGGCTGCAGCATCAGCTCCAGCCGCACCGGCTGCACCAGCAGCTCCAGCTACACCGACCTCACCAGCTGCGCCGACCGCCGCGACCGCTGCGATCGTCCCCATCCCAGCGGCGACACCACCCATGATCACACCGGCCGGCGGGCTCGCCGCGCCCGCGCAGCGCCCCGCGGCCCCACTGCACCTCCAGCTCACCGGCCCGGTCGCGCAGCTGAGCAGCGGACCCCAGGGTGAACGGGTGCTCACCGTGCACGTCGCCCCCGAGGCGCTGGGACCTGTCACCGTGCGAGCGAACATCAGCGGAGAACAGATCCGGATCGAGCTCGCTGCCGGTGCGGAACCCGGGCGTGAGGCGCTGCGAGCCATGCTCACCGATCTTCGTCGCGATCTCGCTGGTCAGGGTCTCAGCTCTGCCCAGGTGAGCATCGGTGACGGTGATCCCGCGCAGGGACGACCACAGGACCCGCCGGGATCCCGATCCAGAGAATCCCCCGTGCCCGAGCACGAAGCGCCCCAGCCGTCCGCGGGCGACCCCGCTTCGCCCGCGACGGTAGGGGATCCACCTCTGCCGGGCGGGCGCACCGTGTACCTGGACCGACTCGACGTCATCGCATGA
- a CDS encoding flagellar hook capping FlgD N-terminal domain-containing protein, protein MPITPIGPSTQGQPLGIDAALIDGARRAGVDPTAGQRELKQTMDGEVFLKLLVTQLTNQDPSSPMDTNDMIAQTTQLASMEQLTALAQSQQSALMIGQRTAAAELIGREVTTAATPSAGAITGTVTSVTFGEGEPALMIDGVAHPYSSIAAVTAASLDDRASTNDPSD, encoded by the coding sequence ATGCCGATCACCCCGATAGGCCCCAGCACGCAGGGCCAGCCCCTCGGAATCGACGCTGCCCTGATCGACGGGGCGCGCCGGGCCGGCGTCGATCCCACCGCCGGGCAGCGAGAGCTGAAACAGACCATGGACGGTGAGGTGTTCCTGAAGCTTCTGGTGACCCAGCTGACCAACCAGGACCCGAGCTCGCCGATGGACACCAATGACATGATCGCCCAGACCACCCAGCTGGCCTCCATGGAGCAGCTCACCGCCTTGGCCCAGTCCCAGCAGTCCGCCCTGATGATCGGGCAGCGCACCGCAGCTGCGGAGCTCATCGGTCGGGAGGTCACCACCGCGGCCACGCCCTCGGCTGGTGCGATCACCGGGACGGTCACCTCGGTGACCTTCGGTGAGGGAGAGCCCGCGCTGATGATCGACGGCGTCGCCCACCCCTACTCATCGATCGCCGCGGTGACCGCTGCGAGCCTCGACGACCGAGCCTCGACGAATGATCCCAGCGACTGA
- a CDS encoding flagellar hook protein FlgE, translating to MLRSLNSGISGLRSHQTMLDTTGNNIANVNTAGFKGQTTQFQDTLSQMRQGATGAADTTGGGNPAQVGLGVQVAGTSTNFTQGSAQSTGRATDMMISGDGFFVLQKGGEQILSRAGNFDFDARGRLVSPDGGIVQGRMAVNGQLPAGGGLQDIVLPLGLTAPGAATTTAGVQGNLPRGAAVGETRTLDREIFRADGSSDTLQLTFTRTASGWGVNGSSAGGTGNATLTQNAAGALNGGTLNVGGVAVDLSGLTGYAGLDTASIGEQNGTAAGVLQTYTLGADGALTGRFSNGAQQVIGQIMLGQVANPAGLEKVGSSGYALTANSGAMGLLTPGTAGVGTLAGGMLEMSNVDLSQEFTNLIVAQRGFQANARIITTSDEVLQELTNLKR from the coding sequence ATGCTTCGCTCACTGAACTCCGGAATCTCCGGTCTGCGTTCGCACCAGACCATGCTCGACACCACCGGCAACAACATCGCCAATGTGAACACCGCTGGATTCAAGGGCCAGACCACCCAGTTCCAGGACACGCTCTCCCAGATGCGCCAGGGAGCCACCGGCGCCGCTGACACGACGGGCGGCGGGAACCCGGCCCAGGTCGGACTGGGAGTCCAGGTGGCTGGCACCTCGACGAACTTCACCCAGGGATCCGCCCAGTCCACCGGCCGCGCCACGGACATGATGATCTCCGGGGACGGCTTCTTCGTCCTGCAGAAGGGCGGCGAGCAGATCCTCAGCCGCGCCGGGAACTTCGACTTCGACGCCCGGGGACGACTGGTCAGCCCGGACGGAGGGATCGTCCAGGGACGCATGGCGGTCAACGGGCAGCTTCCCGCAGGAGGCGGGCTGCAGGACATCGTGCTGCCCCTGGGGCTGACCGCACCGGGTGCGGCCACCACCACGGCCGGCGTGCAGGGCAACCTCCCGCGAGGTGCGGCAGTCGGGGAGACCCGAACCCTGGACCGGGAGATCTTCCGCGCCGACGGCTCCAGCGACACCTTGCAGCTGACCTTCACCCGCACCGCCAGCGGCTGGGGCGTGAACGGTTCCAGCGCGGGCGGCACCGGCAACGCGACGCTGACCCAGAACGCCGCCGGCGCGCTCAATGGGGGCACGCTGAACGTGGGCGGGGTCGCCGTGGACCTCTCCGGGCTCACCGGCTACGCAGGACTGGACACCGCGTCCATCGGCGAGCAGAACGGCACCGCCGCCGGGGTGCTGCAGACTTACACGCTGGGCGCCGACGGCGCGCTGACCGGTCGCTTCAGCAACGGGGCGCAGCAGGTGATCGGTCAGATCATGCTGGGTCAGGTCGCCAACCCGGCCGGGCTGGAGAAGGTCGGCAGCTCCGGCTACGCGCTGACCGCGAACTCCGGCGCCATGGGCCTGCTCACCCCGGGAACCGCCGGGGTCGGCACGCTGGCCGGGGGCATGCTGGAGATGTCCAACGTGGACCTCTCCCAGGAGTTCACCAACCTGATCGTGGCCCAGCGCGGCTTCCAGGCGAACGCCCGGATCATCACCACCAGCGATGAGGTGCTCCAGGAGCTGACGAACCTCAAGCGCTGA
- a CDS encoding flagellar FlbD family protein — MIAVTRLNGTRFAVNPDLIERIQEHPDTVLLMVNGARYVVLEPMEQVIELIAGFRARVVAGASRVEPAATASTEPAAPPPRSI, encoded by the coding sequence ATGATCGCCGTGACCAGGCTCAACGGGACCCGCTTCGCGGTGAACCCCGACTTGATCGAACGTATCCAGGAGCACCCTGACACGGTGCTGCTGATGGTCAACGGGGCCCGCTATGTGGTGCTCGAGCCCATGGAGCAGGTCATCGAACTGATCGCTGGTTTCCGGGCTCGGGTGGTCGCCGGGGCCTCACGGGTGGAACCCGCCGCGACGGCGTCCACAGAACCTGCCGCGCCGCCACCGAGGAGCATCTGA
- a CDS encoding motility protein A, producing MDPATLLGLLLAFAAMFAMLFLEGAHVSSIMLPAPMILVFFGTIAVAVAGGTLRDALFSAKALPKAFKGRIPTAAERIEELVSLAEVARSDGLLALEARAQTNEDPFLARGLQSMADGVDGDSLRGQLEDDIATADASAQVASKFYTSMGGYAPTVGIIGTVVSLTHVLENLSQPDELGHMIAAAFVATLWGLVSANFIWLPIGARLARLARIEQDYMELTMEGLLAIQEGSQPILLGERLRSMVPAHELRGTDAGKASPGQPAGSAGAGDPRDVHEAL from the coding sequence ATGGATCCCGCAACTCTGCTCGGGCTGCTGCTGGCCTTCGCGGCCATGTTCGCCATGCTCTTCCTCGAAGGCGCGCACGTCAGCTCGATCATGCTGCCGGCGCCGATGATCCTGGTCTTCTTCGGCACCATCGCGGTGGCGGTGGCCGGCGGGACGCTGCGCGATGCGCTGTTCTCCGCGAAGGCGCTGCCCAAGGCGTTCAAGGGCAGGATCCCCACCGCCGCGGAACGCATCGAGGAGCTGGTCTCCCTGGCCGAGGTGGCGCGCAGCGACGGCCTGCTGGCGCTGGAGGCACGGGCGCAGACCAACGAGGACCCGTTCCTGGCCCGCGGGCTGCAGTCCATGGCCGACGGTGTGGACGGGGACTCGCTGCGAGGGCAGCTCGAGGATGACATCGCCACCGCCGATGCCTCGGCGCAGGTCGCCTCGAAGTTCTACACCTCCATGGGCGGCTATGCCCCGACAGTGGGGATCATCGGCACCGTGGTCTCACTGACCCACGTGCTGGAGAACCTCTCCCAGCCCGACGAGCTCGGGCACATGATCGCGGCCGCGTTCGTGGCGACCCTCTGGGGCCTGGTCTCGGCGAACTTCATCTGGCTTCCCATCGGCGCCCGGCTGGCACGCCTGGCTCGCATCGAGCAGGACTATATGGAGCTGACCATGGAGGGCCTGCTGGCCATCCAGGAAGGCAGCCAGCCGATCCTCCTCGGGGAGCGGCTGCGCTCCATGGTGCCCGCCCATGAGCTGCGCGGGACCGACGCCGGGAAGGCCAGCCCCGGGCAGCCGGCAGGGTCAGCCGGGGCAGGCGACCCGCGAGACGTCCACGAGGCACTGTGA
- a CDS encoding flagellar motor protein MotB: MSGRSARSAGGASAAGTRTRRRRGAHGGGSGEGHGGGDERWMASYMDMVTVLMCLFIVLYAMSTVDQDKYEELRSSLATGFGVASSETVDTASGIVVPPGNVGEQGEFTEVTTGPQGSQGQPEEAVQTDQLAAAQHEIEDLRELQRQLEGRLRETGHEGSAQFVLDERGLTVRLIGAETFFEPNSARLTGDGQEVIEAIAPVLAPTDRFLEIGGHADVRRPVEPYPTNWELSASRATGVLRELVEVGGVEGTRIISVGYGDAHPVDDKLWLNRRVDVTVLSDEPEAIRELLPQLSGSGAEV, translated from the coding sequence GTGAGCGGCCGGTCAGCCCGGTCCGCGGGCGGGGCCTCCGCCGCAGGCACGCGAACCCGGCGGCGCCGCGGCGCTCATGGCGGCGGATCGGGGGAGGGTCACGGCGGCGGGGACGAACGCTGGATGGCCTCCTATATGGACATGGTCACCGTGCTGATGTGTCTGTTCATCGTGCTCTACGCGATGTCCACGGTTGATCAGGACAAATACGAGGAGCTGCGCAGCTCGCTGGCCACCGGCTTCGGGGTCGCCTCCAGCGAGACCGTGGACACCGCCTCCGGCATCGTGGTGCCCCCGGGCAACGTCGGGGAGCAGGGCGAGTTCACCGAGGTCACCACGGGGCCGCAGGGATCGCAGGGGCAGCCTGAGGAGGCGGTCCAGACGGATCAGCTCGCGGCCGCCCAGCATGAGATCGAGGACCTGCGTGAGCTCCAGCGGCAGCTCGAGGGCCGGCTGCGCGAGACCGGCCATGAGGGAAGCGCCCAGTTCGTCCTGGACGAGCGCGGGCTCACCGTCAGACTCATCGGCGCGGAGACCTTCTTCGAGCCCAACAGCGCCCGGCTCACCGGTGACGGCCAGGAGGTGATCGAGGCCATCGCCCCGGTCCTGGCGCCCACGGACCGGTTCCTGGAGATCGGCGGTCACGCCGATGTGCGCCGTCCGGTGGAGCCCTACCCCACCAACTGGGAGCTTTCCGCCAGCCGGGCCACCGGGGTGCTGCGTGAACTGGTGGAGGTCGGGGGAGTGGAGGGCACCCGGATCATCTCGGTGGGCTACGGAGACGCCCACCCGGTCGATGACAAGCTCTGGCTGAACCGCCGGGTCGATGTCACCGTGCTCTCGGATGAGCCCGAGGCGATCCGGGAGCTGCTCCCGCAGCTCTCGGGGTCCGGCGCCGAGGTGTAG
- a CDS encoding flagellar motor switch protein FliM: MLTPAAGSVVPARALEPGREPALYDFRRPTTLSREYSRTLELAFETFARQWGTQLTARVRIMSQVGLESVTMQTYDDYVASLPATTTMVLCTLEGMQARAVFQFPAAGALNWVSHILGSPHPVDVPERKLTRIEQTLVRNLITETLEDLHYSLGGMLPTSIAVDAIHYNAQFAQAAAKSDLMLTAVFSIRVGERTVRATVALPGEAVLPQLGEGSPVQVEDHAADLLREHLPQVSLQLALGITDAQVTPAQILNLAVGDVLRLPHPAHRPLHLSVDGQRLGTAAAGTHSGRIAAVVVSTEESQS, from the coding sequence ATGCTCACCCCCGCCGCAGGTTCAGTGGTGCCTGCGCGCGCCCTGGAGCCAGGTCGCGAACCGGCGCTCTATGACTTTCGGCGTCCCACCACGCTCTCCCGGGAGTATTCGCGCACCCTGGAGCTGGCGTTCGAGACCTTCGCGAGGCAGTGGGGCACCCAGCTGACCGCACGAGTCCGCATCATGTCCCAAGTGGGCCTGGAATCCGTGACCATGCAGACCTACGACGACTACGTGGCCAGCCTGCCTGCGACCACCACCATGGTGCTGTGCACCCTCGAGGGGATGCAGGCCCGGGCGGTCTTCCAGTTCCCCGCGGCGGGCGCCCTGAACTGGGTCTCCCACATCCTGGGCAGCCCACACCCGGTGGACGTCCCGGAACGCAAGCTCACCCGGATCGAACAGACGCTGGTGCGAAACCTGATCACCGAGACGCTGGAGGATCTGCACTACTCGCTCGGCGGGATGCTGCCCACCTCGATCGCCGTCGACGCGATCCACTACAACGCGCAGTTCGCCCAGGCCGCCGCGAAGTCTGACCTGATGCTCACCGCCGTATTCTCCATCCGTGTCGGGGAGCGGACGGTGCGGGCCACCGTGGCGCTGCCTGGGGAGGCGGTGCTCCCGCAGCTGGGCGAGGGGAGCCCGGTGCAGGTGGAGGACCATGCGGCCGATCTGCTGCGCGAGCACCTGCCCCAGGTCTCGCTGCAGCTGGCGCTGGGCATCACCGATGCGCAGGTCACCCCGGCGCAGATCCTGAACCTGGCGGTCGGCGATGTGCTGCGCCTGCCGCATCCCGCACATCGTCCGCTGCACCTCAGCGTCGATGGTCAGCGCCTCGGCACCGCGGCCGCGGGAACCCACTCGGGGCGGATCGCCGCCGTCGTCGTCTCCACCGAAGAGAGCCAGTCATGA
- the fliN gene encoding flagellar motor switch protein FliN — protein MTSTQSPLPAQQFATAQDSSAGQHPALQDAAAEALSAALPVSLPVSARRFPDARGEAAAGSGSTGRPEATTLTGAGDLAVVSFVGGLSAEAAVHVDPDVLGDAAALDPALVSLDDVLRPAFEAATGVLGTGVLSTAPTSAAEPLLRDPQTGLFQLVAADRVIGWFALRLRAEGPGDHGTDSVRPAGLGSTGPLDPSRRPGHGPGATTPRQHSEEDVTSRLSRLNNVQMALTVEIGRTRVSVREVLGLEPGAVIELDRNAGAPADVRLNGRLIAQGEVVVMDQDYGVRITRILDSAEGLT, from the coding sequence ATGACCTCCACTCAGTCCCCGCTCCCCGCCCAGCAGTTCGCTACGGCACAGGACTCCTCCGCCGGGCAGCATCCGGCGCTGCAGGATGCCGCCGCCGAGGCGCTCAGCGCGGCCCTGCCGGTGAGCCTGCCGGTCAGCGCCCGCCGGTTCCCGGATGCCCGCGGGGAGGCCGCGGCGGGCTCTGGCTCCACCGGGCGGCCCGAGGCCACGACGCTCACCGGCGCCGGGGATCTCGCCGTGGTCAGCTTCGTGGGCGGGCTCTCCGCCGAGGCCGCAGTGCATGTGGACCCGGACGTGCTCGGAGACGCCGCCGCCCTGGACCCGGCCCTGGTCTCCCTCGACGATGTGCTGCGCCCAGCCTTCGAGGCCGCCACCGGGGTGCTGGGCACCGGGGTGCTCTCCACGGCCCCGACCTCTGCTGCGGAGCCGCTGCTTCGCGACCCGCAGACCGGACTCTTCCAGCTGGTCGCCGCCGACCGGGTGATCGGCTGGTTCGCGCTGCGACTGCGCGCGGAGGGCCCCGGGGATCACGGAACGGATTCGGTGCGCCCGGCCGGTCTCGGATCCACAGGGCCGCTGGATCCCTCCCGCCGCCCGGGACACGGCCCGGGTGCGACGACGCCGCGGCAGCACTCCGAGGAGGACGTCACCTCCCGGCTGAGCCGGCTCAACAACGTCCAGATGGCGCTGACCGTGGAGATCGGGCGCACCCGCGTCTCGGTCCGGGAGGTCCTGGGTCTGGAGCCCGGAGCCGTGATCGAACTGGACCGCAACGCCGGGGCCCCCGCTGATGTGCGCCTGAACGGCCGGCTCATCGCCCAGGGTGAAGTGGTGGTGATGGACCAGGACTATGGGGTGCGCATCACCAGGATCCTGGACTCCGCGGAAGGCCTGACCTGA
- the fliO gene encoding flagellar biosynthetic protein FliO, with the protein MDSFFLLLRVAVSLAAVLGLIWYLNRRFAGRGRSASPQAVSLIGRQALGQKSSVAVVEIDDRRYVLGVAEQAVTLLETYPAPEKPALPEVHGAPPEAGPGRGFEQKLRSAIALAQGKPIQDQNR; encoded by the coding sequence GTGGACAGCTTCTTCCTCCTGCTGCGGGTCGCGGTCTCCCTCGCCGCGGTGCTGGGCCTGATCTGGTATCTCAACCGACGCTTCGCCGGTCGGGGCCGTTCCGCGAGCCCGCAGGCCGTGTCACTGATCGGGCGCCAGGCGCTGGGGCAGAAGTCCTCCGTGGCCGTGGTGGAGATCGATGACCGACGCTATGTCCTGGGCGTGGCCGAGCAGGCGGTGACCCTGCTCGAGACCTACCCGGCTCCCGAGAAGCCAGCGCTGCCCGAGGTCCACGGGGCGCCGCCGGAGGCCGGACCGGGACGAGGGTTTGAACAGAAGCTGCGCTCCGCCATCGCCCTGGCACAGGGCAAGCCGATCCAGGACCAGAACCGGTGA